A single region of the Streptococcus sanguinis genome encodes:
- a CDS encoding ribonuclease J, whose amino-acid sequence MSKSNIKLIALGGVRENGKNLYVAEVDDSIFVLDVGLKYPENEQLGVDYVVPNMDYLFENKKRIAGVFLTHGHADAIGALPNLLADAKVPVFGSELTIELAKLFVKNNDAVKKFNDFHVIDENTEIEFGKTVVSFFRTTHSIPESLGVVIKTRKGSIVYTGDFKFDQSASPSYATDFGRLAEIGREGVLALLSDSANADSSVQVASESEVGKEIEDTIADWDGRVIVAAVASNLSRIQQVFDAAAETGRRVVLTGFDVENIVRTAIRLKKLSLVDERLLIKPKEMSKFEDHELIILETGRMGEPINGLRKMSIGRHRYVEIKEGDLIYIVTTPSIAKEAVVARVENMIYQAGGIVKLITQNLRVSGHGNARDLQLMINLLQPKYLFPIQGEYRGLDAHAKAAMEVGMLPENIFIPKRGSIMEYDHGDFVPAGAVSAGDVMIDGNAIGDVGNIVLRDRKVLSEDGIFIVALTVNRKEKKIISKAKVHTRGFVYVKKSRDILRESSDIINKTVEDYLAQDSFDWGELKGAVRDSLAKYLFDQTKRRPAILPVVMEVR is encoded by the coding sequence ATGAGCAAGAGCAATATTAAACTGATTGCTTTGGGCGGCGTACGTGAAAATGGTAAAAACCTCTATGTTGCCGAAGTGGATGATTCCATTTTTGTATTGGATGTTGGGCTGAAGTACCCAGAAAATGAGCAGTTGGGTGTGGATTATGTCGTTCCCAACATGGACTATTTGTTTGAAAACAAGAAGCGGATTGCCGGTGTCTTTCTGACGCACGGACACGCGGATGCGATTGGTGCTCTGCCTAATCTTTTGGCAGATGCTAAGGTGCCCGTTTTCGGATCAGAATTGACGATTGAGCTGGCCAAGCTTTTTGTTAAAAATAACGATGCAGTTAAGAAATTCAACGATTTCCATGTGATTGATGAGAATACTGAGATTGAATTTGGCAAAACAGTGGTTTCCTTCTTCCGGACGACTCACTCGATTCCTGAGAGTTTGGGAGTTGTCATCAAGACCAGAAAAGGCAGTATCGTTTATACAGGTGATTTCAAGTTTGACCAGTCTGCCAGCCCGTCCTATGCGACAGACTTTGGCCGTCTGGCTGAGATTGGCCGCGAGGGCGTTCTGGCCTTGCTCAGTGATTCAGCCAATGCAGACAGTAGCGTTCAGGTGGCTAGTGAGAGCGAGGTTGGCAAGGAAATCGAAGATACGATTGCTGACTGGGATGGCCGCGTGATTGTTGCGGCGGTTGCCAGCAACTTGTCTCGTATTCAGCAGGTCTTTGATGCAGCTGCAGAGACTGGCCGCCGAGTGGTTTTGACAGGCTTTGATGTTGAAAACATCGTTCGTACGGCTATCCGCCTCAAGAAGCTGTCCTTGGTGGACGAACGCCTCTTGATCAAGCCCAAGGAAATGTCTAAGTTTGAAGATCATGAGCTGATTATCTTGGAGACTGGCCGGATGGGTGAGCCTATCAATGGTCTGCGCAAGATGTCAATCGGCCGTCACCGCTATGTGGAAATCAAGGAAGGCGATTTGATTTACATTGTAACGACGCCGTCAATTGCCAAGGAAGCGGTCGTAGCTCGCGTGGAAAATATGATTTATCAGGCGGGGGGCATTGTCAAGCTGATTACCCAAAACCTGCGGGTTTCGGGTCACGGGAATGCGCGTGATTTGCAACTCATGATTAATCTGTTGCAGCCTAAGTACCTCTTCCCGATTCAGGGTGAGTACCGCGGCTTGGATGCTCATGCCAAGGCTGCCATGGAAGTTGGCATGCTGCCGGAAAATATCTTCATTCCTAAGCGAGGTAGCATCATGGAATATGACCATGGTGATTTTGTGCCTGCTGGTGCTGTGTCAGCAGGAGATGTCATGATTGATGGGAATGCGATTGGCGATGTAGGCAATATTGTCCTGCGCGACCGCAAGGTCTTGTCTGAAGATGGTATTTTCATCGTGGCACTCACAGTTAACCGGAAGGAAAAGAAAATCATTTCCAAGGCTAAAGTACACACCCGTGGATTTGTCTATGTCAAGAAGAGCAGAGATATTTTGCGTGAAAGCTCTGACATTATCAATAAAACCGTGGAAGACTATCTGGCGCAGGATAGCTTTGACTGGGGTGAGCTGAAGGGTGCTGTCCGTGACAGTCTGGCCAAATATCTCTTTGATCAAACCAAGCGTCGCCCAGCTATTTTGCCGGTTGTTATGGAAGTGCGGTAA
- a CDS encoding alpha/beta hydrolase, protein MAVMKIEYYSEALEMEWGVNILYPDAARVDKPDDKDIPVLYLLHGMNGNHNSWLKRSNIERLVRSTNLIVVMPNTSNGWYTDTQYGFNYYEAIAEELPRVLKRFFPNMSDKREKNFIAGLSMGGYGAFKLALKSNRFSYAASLSGALSFLDARPDNAEMATPAYWRGVFGDYKDWTRSPHSLESIAKQSDKKTKLWAWCGEEDFLYKANQEAVKNLQDLGLEITYSHSPGKHEWYYWEKQMENVLAWLPIDFQLEERLS, encoded by the coding sequence ATGGCAGTGATGAAAATAGAGTATTATTCTGAGGCTTTGGAGATGGAATGGGGTGTCAATATCCTCTATCCAGACGCAGCTCGTGTGGACAAGCCGGATGATAAGGACATTCCTGTTTTGTACTTGCTTCATGGTATGAACGGGAATCACAATAGCTGGCTCAAGCGCTCAAATATTGAGCGTCTGGTTCGCTCGACCAACTTGATTGTTGTCATGCCTAATACCAGCAACGGCTGGTACACCGATACTCAGTACGGCTTTAACTATTACGAAGCCATCGCTGAGGAGCTGCCTCGGGTGCTCAAGCGCTTTTTCCCAAATATGTCGGATAAGCGGGAAAAGAATTTTATCGCTGGTCTTTCCATGGGTGGATACGGGGCCTTTAAGCTGGCTCTCAAGTCTAACCGCTTTTCATACGCGGCTAGTCTTTCTGGCGCTTTGAGTTTTCTTGATGCTCGCCCAGATAATGCTGAAATGGCAACGCCAGCCTATTGGCGAGGAGTTTTTGGAGACTATAAAGACTGGACCAGAAGCCCTCATTCGCTGGAGAGTATAGCCAAGCAATCTGATAAAAAGACTAAGCTTTGGGCATGGTGTGGCGAAGAGGATTTTCTCTATAAGGCCAATCAGGAGGCGGTGAAAAACCTGCAAGACTTAGGCTTGGAGATTACTTACAGCCACAGTCCAGGTAAGCATGAGTGGTATTACTGGGAAAAGCAGATGGAGAATGTACTGGCCTGGCTTCCTATCGACTTCCAGCTGGAAGAGCGCCTGTCGTAA
- the gltX gene encoding glutamate--tRNA ligase, protein MTKAIRVRYAPSPTGLLHIGNARTALFNYLYARHYGGTFIIRIEDTDRKRHVEDGERSQLENLRWLGIDWDESPETHENYRQSERLDIYQKYVNELLDKGLAYKSYVTEEELAAERERQEAAGETPRYINEFLGMSEEEKAAYIAEREAAGIIPTVRLAVNEAGVYKWSDMVKGEIEFEGGNIGGDWVIQKKDGYPTYNFAVVIDDYLMEISHVIRGDDHIANTPKQLMVYEALGWEAPEFGHMTLIINSETGKKLSKRDTNTLQFIEDYRKKGYLPEAVFNFIALLGWNPGGEHEIFSRQELIELFDEKRLSKSPAAFDQKKLDWMNNEYIKNADFDTIFALAKPYLEEAGRLTDKAEKLVELYKPQMKSVDEIVPLTDLFFADFPELTDAEREVMASETVPTVLTAFKEKLEAMSDADFVTENIFPQIKAVQKETGIKGKNLFMPIRIAVSGEMHGPELPDTIYLLGREKSIQHIENMLNQIQ, encoded by the coding sequence TTGACAAAAGCGATTCGAGTGCGTTATGCACCAAGTCCGACTGGACTTTTACACATCGGAAATGCGCGGACTGCGCTCTTTAACTACCTCTATGCTCGTCACTATGGTGGAACTTTCATCATCCGTATTGAGGATACTGACCGCAAGCGCCATGTAGAAGATGGGGAACGCTCACAGCTTGAAAATTTACGCTGGCTGGGTATTGACTGGGATGAAAGTCCTGAGACTCACGAAAACTACCGCCAGTCTGAGCGCTTGGATATTTACCAAAAATATGTCAATGAACTCTTGGACAAGGGCTTGGCTTACAAGTCCTATGTGACCGAGGAAGAATTAGCTGCTGAACGCGAACGTCAGGAAGCAGCTGGTGAAACACCGCGTTATATCAATGAGTTTCTAGGCATGTCAGAGGAAGAGAAGGCAGCCTATATCGCTGAGCGCGAAGCAGCGGGAATTATTCCGACGGTTCGTCTGGCTGTCAATGAAGCTGGTGTCTACAAGTGGAGTGACATGGTCAAGGGCGAAATTGAGTTCGAGGGTGGTAATATCGGTGGTGACTGGGTTATCCAGAAGAAAGACGGCTATCCAACTTACAACTTTGCTGTGGTTATTGATGACTATCTGATGGAAATTTCTCACGTTATTCGGGGAGATGATCATATTGCCAACACACCTAAGCAGCTCATGGTCTATGAAGCTCTCGGCTGGGAAGCACCAGAATTTGGGCACATGACCTTGATTATCAACTCTGAAACAGGTAAGAAGCTGTCTAAGCGCGATACCAATACCTTGCAGTTTATCGAGGATTATCGCAAGAAGGGCTACCTGCCAGAAGCCGTCTTTAACTTTATTGCACTGCTAGGCTGGAATCCTGGCGGCGAGCATGAGATTTTCTCTCGCCAAGAATTGATCGAGCTTTTTGATGAAAAACGTCTCAGCAAGTCTCCAGCTGCCTTTGACCAGAAGAAGCTGGACTGGATGAACAACGAATACATCAAGAATGCGGATTTTGACACAATCTTTGCTCTGGCTAAGCCATACTTGGAAGAAGCAGGTCGTTTGACCGATAAGGCAGAAAAGCTTGTAGAGCTCTACAAACCACAAATGAAGTCTGTAGACGAAATTGTGCCGCTGACAGACCTCTTCTTTGCGGACTTCCCAGAGTTGACAGATGCGGAGCGTGAGGTCATGGCTAGTGAAACGGTACCGACTGTGTTGACAGCTTTCAAGGAAAAGCTAGAAGCTATGTCGGATGCAGATTTTGTGACGGAGAATATCTTCCCGCAGATCAAGGCTGTCCAAAAAGAGACAGGAATCAAGGGCAAAAACCTCTTTATGCCGATTCGGATTGCCGTTTCGGGTGAAATGCATGGACCAGAGCTGCCAGATACGATTTACTTGCTTGGACGCGAAAAATCC